A DNA window from Vigna angularis cultivar LongXiaoDou No.4 chromosome 1, ASM1680809v1, whole genome shotgun sequence contains the following coding sequences:
- the LOC108323649 gene encoding multiple organellar RNA editing factor 3, mitochondrial produces MAYVNARRSLASSVARALSSSPARDSPSGCRFAFALLPTKQTVPVAQWANFPVRSKSSGSGYSPLNDPSPNWSNRPPKETILLDGCDYEHWLIVMEFPDNPKPSEEHMVNTYVKTLAHVLGSEEEAKKKIYSVSTSTYTGFGALISEELSYKVKELPGVLWVLPDSYLDVPNKDYGGDLFVDGKVIPRPQYRYSERQPSRSRTRPRHDRRRETMHVERRDQQNWSQGHGGPLQPSTPMNSHNLASDREN; encoded by the exons ATGGCGTACGTGAACGCCCGGCGCTCCTTAGCATCTTCCGTGGCACGAGCACTTTCTTCGTCACCCGCAAGAGATTCTCCCTCTGGCTGTCGTTTCGCATTCGCGTTGCTCCCCACCAAACAAACCGTACCCGTTGCGCAATGGGCGAATTTCCCGGTTCGGAGCAAATCGTCGGGTTCAGGTTACTCGCCCCTGAACGACCCGTCCCCGAACTGGAGCAACCGTCCCCCGAAGGAGACCATTCTTCTGGATGGCTGCGACTACGAGCACTGGCTCATCGTTATGGAGTTTCCCGATAACCCTAAACCCTCCGAAGAGCATATGGTCAACACCTATGTCAAAACCCTAGCCCATGTCCTCGGAAG CGAGGAAGAGGCCAAAAAGAAGATATACTCTGTTTCCACTTCTACATACACAGGCTTTGGCGCCCTCATTTCCGAAGAACTTTCTTATAAAGTCAAAG AGTTACCTGGAGTTCTTTGGGTTCTTCCAGATTCATATCTTGATGTCCCCAACAAGGATTATGGAG GTGATTTATTTGTTGATGGGAAGGTGATTCCTAGGCCACAGTATAGATATTCGGAGAGGCAACCAAGTAGGAGTAGAACTCGGCCGCGGCATGACAGACGACGAGAAACAATGCATGTTGAAAGGAGAGACCAACAGAACTGGAGCCAAGGTCATGGGGGACCTTTGCAGCCATCAACTCCAATGAATAGTCATAACTTAGCTTCTGATAGAGAAAACTAA
- the LOC108318675 gene encoding polygalacturonase yields MAIAKSAVLILLFALVCNANGAPKLPRIAGPDMFKNKNVAKDVLLPGEQIINVMDFGAKPDGRFDCTQAFMDAWQKLCHQTTGPARLLIPEGRFLVSSMYFSGPCTCQTPVTIQVKGYVMATTDISEYENGDWLMFEKHNGLKIIGGGTFDGQGKKSWEYSENCESGADSVCARNPSSLFFSDSSNVVVQGIRTANPKGFHIFVTKCTNVRLRKLKLVAPETSPNTDGIHVSHSDTVIMSRNTIATGDDCISMIQGVKNVFINRLKCGPGHGISIGSLGKYQNEEEVRGIRIQNCSLINTTNGLRVKAWPDRFAGAASDISFSNINMQNVRNPIIIDQEYECYPDCKKKPSLVRIQNVHFQNVKGTTTSPLAVDLRCSKLFGCQGVTVRDIDLKFGDAPTTSRCVNTQPLFAGLLMPPACA; encoded by the exons ATGGCCATTGCAAAGAGCGCTGTTCTTATCTTGCTCTTTGCATTGGTCTGCAACGCGAACGGAGCACCAAAACTACCACGTATTGCTGGTCCTGAcatgttcaagaataaaaatgtgGCTAAGGATGTTCTACTTCCTGGCGAGCAAATAATTAACGTCATGGATTTTGGAGCCAAACCTGATGGCAGGTTCGATTGCACCCAG GCGTTCATGGATGCATGGCAAAAGTTGTGCCATCAAACGACGGGGCCAGCGAGGCTTTTGATTCCTGAAGGCAGATTCTTGGTTTCGTCTATGTATTTCAGTGGACCATGCACTTGTCAAACTCCAGTAACAATTCAAGTTAAAGGGTATGTGATGGCTACCACGGATATTTCGGAGTATGAAAACGGCGACTGGCTCATGTTCGAGAAGCACAATGGCTTGAAAATTATTGGCGGGGGCACTTTCGATGGGCAGGGAAAGAAGTCGTGGGAGTACTCCGAGAATTGCGAATCTGGTGCAGACAGTGTTTGCGCCAGGAATCCAAGC AGCCTTTTCTTCAGCGATAGCAGCAACGTGGTTGTACAGGGCATCAGGACTGCTAATCCCAAAGGCTTTCACATATTCGTTACCAAATGTACAAACGTAAGATTGAGAAAACTGAAGCTGGTTGCCCCGGAAACCAGCCCCAACACTGATGGCATCCATGTCAGCCACTCTGACACCGTGATTATGTCCAGAAACACCATTGCAACTGGGGATGATTGCATCTCTATGATACAAGGAGTGAAAAATGTTTTCATCAACAGACTCAAGTGTGGCCCTGGCCACGGTATAAG TATCGGTAGCCTTGGGAAATATCAGAATGAGGAAGAGGTGAGAGGCATTCGAATCCAGAATTGCTCATTGATCAACACAACCAATGGCCTCAGAGTGAAAGCATGGCCAGATAGATTTGCAGGTGCAGCCTCAGACATAAGCTTCAGTAACATTAACATGCAAAATGTCAGGAACCCTATCATCATTGACCAAGAGTATGAATGTTATCCAGACTGCAAAAAGAAG CCGTCACTTGTAAGGATCCAAAATGTTCATTTCCAAAATGTGAAAGGAACAACAACTTCACCACTTGCAGTGGACTTAAGGTGCAGCAAGCTGTTTGGATGCCAAGGTGTTACAGTTAGAGACATTGACCTGAAGTTTGGAGATGCCCCAACCACCTCAAGATGTGTCAATACTCAACCTCTCTTTGCTGGTTTGCTAATGCCCCCAGCTTGCGCATAG